From Psychroflexus torquis ATCC 700755, the proteins below share one genomic window:
- a CDS encoding TolC family protein — MMRFYSILFLFLFHNVFAQEENLTNTLSLNEFLAYVKEYHPLSKLANFEISAAQAELLKSRGAFDPKVEIDWQNKEFKGSEYYDILNSTFKIPTWYGVELKAGFEQNEGQFLNPQNNVPQDGLYSAGVSVPLGQGLFINQRMADLRQSKILQDLSQAQRDILLNRLLYDAVLSYLDWYLANREVRLFIDFVERAEVRFEGIKQSALEGDIPTIDTLEAGIIVQNRKLSLEQANLKLIKSRLTLSNFLWFENNVPLELNPLVDSEDLTAGSIDPVLGTNLLQLEDFVLENHPKIRALDFKIDQLRVNQNLKADMLKPQLDLEYNFINERVNQVDNLNFNASEYKAGVYFRLPLFLRKERGDLKLAKIKVNEAELDLDFETLQLQNKIQASRNEILSYIKQLTIFKSIVQDNSDLLRAEERKFSFGESSVFLINSREVGLINAKVKEIKAFELLLKSKADLFNVLINDANLN; from the coding sequence GCTAATTTTGAAATTTCAGCGGCACAAGCTGAGTTGCTTAAATCTCGAGGTGCTTTCGATCCTAAGGTTGAGATCGACTGGCAGAATAAAGAATTTAAAGGGAGTGAATATTATGACATTCTAAACTCAACCTTCAAGATTCCAACTTGGTATGGAGTAGAACTAAAGGCTGGTTTTGAACAAAATGAAGGACAATTTCTCAATCCTCAAAACAATGTACCACAAGACGGTCTTTACAGTGCAGGTGTTTCAGTACCCTTAGGTCAAGGCTTATTTATCAACCAGCGGATGGCAGATCTAAGACAGTCTAAAATTTTGCAGGATTTGAGTCAAGCTCAACGGGATATACTTCTCAACAGGTTGCTTTATGATGCTGTATTATCTTATTTAGACTGGTATTTAGCGAATAGAGAAGTTCGCCTTTTTATTGATTTTGTTGAACGTGCTGAGGTGAGGTTTGAAGGTATTAAGCAAAGTGCATTAGAGGGTGACATTCCAACAATAGATACTCTGGAAGCTGGAATTATTGTTCAAAATAGAAAGTTGAGCTTGGAACAAGCTAATCTAAAATTGATCAAGAGTCGATTGACGTTATCGAACTTTCTTTGGTTCGAAAACAATGTGCCTTTGGAACTTAATCCTCTTGTGGATTCAGAAGATTTGACTGCTGGAAGTATAGATCCTGTTTTAGGGACAAATTTGCTTCAGCTGGAAGATTTTGTGCTGGAAAATCACCCTAAAATAAGGGCATTGGATTTTAAAATTGATCAGCTTCGGGTGAATCAAAACCTGAAAGCAGATATGCTAAAGCCACAATTGGACCTAGAGTATAATTTCATCAACGAACGAGTTAATCAAGTTGATAATCTAAATTTTAATGCTAGCGAATACAAGGCGGGGGTATATTTTAGATTGCCTTTGTTTTTGAGGAAAGAACGAGGAGATTTGAAACTTGCCAAAATTAAAGTCAATGAAGCGGAATTAGATCTTGATTTTGAGACCTTGCAACTTCAAAACAAAATACAAGCTTCAAGGAATGAAATCCTTTCTTATATTAAACAGTTAACAATTTTCAAATCTATTGTTCAAGACAATTCAGATTTATTAAGAGCGGAAGAAAGAAAGTTTTCGTTTGGCGAAAGCTCAGTTTTCCTTATCAATTCTAGAGAAGTAGGTCTCATCAATGCAAAAGTAAAGGAGATTAAAGCCTTTGAATTACTTCTTAAGTCAAAGGCCGACCTCTTCAATGTGCTAATCAATGATGCTAATCTCAACTAA
- a CDS encoding riboflavin synthase — protein sequence MFTGIIEEVGKISKIEVSKGNIDYTIQANFAKELKIDQSVAHNGVCLTVVDIEDGKYKVTAIEETLNKSNLNHLEIGHYINLERGMKMNAHLDGHIVQGHVDQTAVCQRAETKNGSWEYTFSYDPKLMNVTIEKGSITINGVSLTVVNSKLNEFSVAIIPFTYEHTNFKNLTEGDVVNLEFDVIGKYVKRLLELQNN from the coding sequence ATGTTTACAGGAATAATAGAGGAAGTAGGTAAAATCTCTAAAATAGAGGTTTCTAAAGGGAATATAGATTATACCATACAAGCAAACTTTGCCAAAGAGCTTAAAATTGACCAAAGCGTGGCGCATAACGGCGTATGTCTTACCGTGGTTGATATTGAAGACGGCAAATACAAAGTCACTGCTATAGAGGAGACACTCAATAAAAGTAACTTAAACCATCTTGAAATTGGGCATTATATCAATCTAGAAAGAGGCATGAAAATGAATGCTCATCTAGACGGGCATATTGTTCAGGGCCATGTGGACCAAACAGCCGTTTGCCAACGTGCTGAAACTAAAAATGGAAGTTGGGAATATACGTTTTCCTACGATCCAAAATTGATGAACGTAACCATTGAAAAAGGGTCTATTACTATTAATGGAGTGAGTTTGACTGTCGTCAATTCAAAATTAAACGAATTCAGTGTGGCTATTATCCCCTTCACTTATGAGCACACCAATTTCAAAAATTTAACCGAAGGCGATGTCGTTAACTTAGAATTTGATGTGATAGGAAAATATGTAAAACGCTTGCTAGAACTTCAAAACAATTAG
- the pdxA gene encoding 4-hydroxythreonine-4-phosphate dehydrogenase PdxA — MRTKSNVRVGISIGDMNGIGPEIILKSLEDPRVLELFTPIIFANSKMMSFFGNQFNIKLQFNGITDASEAIEGKINVVNVWKENVKISFGEENKIIGGYAIQSLKAATQALIKEDIDTLVTAPIHKKSIQSNEFNFPGHTDYLAQELKGDSLMFMVSDTIKVGLLTDHVPVKDVSSKITEELIKKKVNAIHDSLKKDFNIREPKIAVLGINPHSGDGGVIGEEDDEVLKPAIKKFIEEGKFVFGPYSADSFFGSKNNANFDAVIAAYHDQGLIPFKTLSFGNGVNFTAGLNRIRTSPDHGTAFDIAGKGIAEGSSFTQAIFMSISIFKNRLEYLKLNKNPLQKQTQKSF; from the coding sequence ATGAGAACTAAGTCAAATGTCAGGGTAGGAATTAGCATAGGAGACATGAATGGCATTGGGCCAGAGATAATATTAAAATCTCTAGAAGATCCAAGAGTTTTAGAGCTTTTTACACCTATTATTTTTGCCAACTCAAAGATGATGTCCTTTTTTGGTAATCAATTTAACATCAAGCTACAATTTAATGGTATTACCGATGCTAGTGAAGCTATTGAAGGAAAGATAAATGTAGTGAATGTTTGGAAAGAAAATGTAAAAATAAGCTTTGGAGAAGAAAATAAAATAATTGGGGGCTATGCTATTCAATCTCTAAAGGCTGCAACTCAAGCTTTGATAAAAGAGGATATTGATACGCTGGTAACGGCACCAATTCATAAAAAAAGCATTCAATCTAACGAATTTAATTTTCCAGGACATACAGATTATTTAGCTCAAGAATTGAAAGGCGACAGCTTAATGTTTATGGTGTCAGATACTATTAAGGTAGGACTGCTTACCGATCATGTTCCTGTTAAAGACGTCTCTAGTAAAATAACTGAAGAACTTATTAAAAAAAAGGTGAATGCTATTCACGATTCTTTGAAAAAAGATTTCAATATTCGGGAGCCTAAAATTGCTGTGCTTGGTATCAATCCCCATTCTGGTGACGGAGGAGTGATTGGCGAAGAGGATGATGAGGTCTTAAAACCAGCCATCAAAAAATTTATAGAAGAGGGTAAGTTTGTGTTTGGCCCATATTCGGCTGATAGCTTTTTTGGAAGTAAAAATAATGCTAATTTTGATGCCGTTATTGCAGCCTACCATGACCAAGGTTTAATTCCTTTTAAAACTCTGTCTTTTGGCAATGGTGTTAACTTTACTGCAGGGCTTAACAGAATAAGAACATCTCCAGATCACGGGACAGCTTTCGATATTGCAGGGAAAGGTATAGCCGAGGGGAGTTCTTTTACACAAGCTATTTTTATGTCTATTTCTATCTTTAAAAACAGATTAGAATATTTAAAACTAAACAAAAATCCTTTACAAAAACAAACTCAGAAATCATTTTAG
- a CDS encoding YceD family protein: protein MRKFKAYAIPFVGLKVEQHRFDYKIDNSFFELFDFNEFNNADVSVDLELTKKANMLELEFEFTGHVNVNCDLTLEPYNQQISNHLSLVVKFGDDYNNDNEELLILPHSDYEVEIQQYIYEGIILGLPAKRVHPGVEDGSIKSEILEKLNELQPEQNTKEEDTDPRWDKLKELLNE from the coding sequence ATGAGAAAGTTTAAGGCTTACGCCATACCTTTTGTAGGATTGAAAGTTGAACAGCATAGATTTGATTATAAAATTGATAATTCGTTCTTTGAGCTTTTTGATTTTAATGAATTTAATAATGCAGACGTTAGTGTTGATTTAGAACTCACCAAAAAAGCAAACATGCTTGAACTTGAGTTCGAATTTACAGGACACGTTAACGTAAATTGCGATCTTACTTTAGAGCCTTACAATCAACAGATAAGTAATCACTTATCACTAGTTGTGAAGTTTGGAGACGATTACAATAATGATAATGAAGAGTTGTTAATCTTACCTCATAGCGATTACGAAGTAGAAATCCAACAGTATATTTATGAAGGAATTATACTTGGTCTTCCTGCGAAAAGAGTGCATCCTGGGGTAGAAGACGGTAGTATTAAGTCGGAAATCCTTGAAAAGTTAAATGAATTACAGCCAGAACAGAATACTAAGGAAGAGGATACAGATCCTCGATGGGATAAATTAAAAGAATTACTAAACGAATAA
- the rpmF gene encoding 50S ribosomal protein L32: MAHPKRKISKTRRDKRRTHIKAKMPQIATDTTTGEAHLFHRAHWHEGKMYYRGQVLIDNTEDAEVVE, encoded by the coding sequence ATGGCACATCCAAAGAGAAAAATCTCGAAAACAAGAAGAGATAAGAGAAGAACACATATCAAGGCTAAGATGCCACAAATCGCTACAGACACCACCACTGGTGAGGCGCATTTGTTTCATAGAGCACATTGGCATGAAGGTAAAATGTACTACAGAGGTCAAGTTTTGATCGACAATACTGAAGATGCAGAAGTTGTAGAGTAG